One region of Rhodocaloribacter litoris genomic DNA includes:
- a CDS encoding TIGR02757 family protein, with amino-acid sequence MPTLKDTLEALVHRYEQPAFIATDPVSIPHGFDDPRDREVIGLYAALLAWGQRKTMLKKLAELCERMRYRPYAFVRHFDEGRDGPALAGFKHRTFQPVDALWLTRSLQAVLAQYGSLERLFVQHLPPSSPHVGPALEGFSETLLTILPGTPARLRKHLARPSTGSACKRLSLYLRWMVRPGPVDLGVWTRIDRARLVLPLDVHAGRQARAFGLLTRRQNDWRAVLELTAQCRRLCPEDPARYDFAFFGPGAFGEAPGYVVEQADDGGPA; translated from the coding sequence GTGCCGACCCTCAAGGACACCCTCGAAGCCCTGGTGCACCGGTACGAGCAGCCGGCCTTCATCGCCACGGACCCGGTGTCGATCCCCCACGGCTTCGACGACCCGCGGGACCGTGAGGTCATCGGCCTGTATGCGGCCCTGCTGGCCTGGGGACAGCGCAAGACGATGCTGAAGAAGCTGGCCGAGCTCTGCGAGCGCATGCGGTACCGCCCCTACGCCTTCGTCCGGCACTTCGACGAAGGGCGGGACGGACCGGCCCTGGCCGGCTTCAAGCACCGCACGTTCCAGCCGGTGGACGCCCTCTGGCTGACCAGGAGCCTGCAGGCCGTGCTCGCGCAATACGGCAGCCTCGAGCGGCTCTTCGTGCAGCACCTTCCGCCGTCGTCGCCGCATGTGGGTCCGGCGCTGGAAGGCTTCAGCGAGACGCTCCTGACGATCCTGCCCGGCACACCGGCCCGGCTGCGGAAACACCTCGCGCGCCCGTCCACCGGCAGCGCCTGCAAGCGGCTGAGCCTGTACCTGCGCTGGATGGTCCGGCCCGGTCCCGTCGACCTGGGCGTCTGGACCCGGATCGACCGCGCCCGGCTCGTGCTGCCGCTGGACGTGCACGCGGGACGGCAGGCCCGGGCCTTCGGCCTACTGACCCGCCGGCAGAACGACTGGCGGGCCGTCCTCGAACTGACGGCGCAGTGCCGGCGTCTCTGCCCGGAGGACCCCGCCCGCTACGACTTCGCGTTCTTCGGGCCCGGCGCCTTCGGGGAAGCGCCCGGCTACGTCGTCGAGCAGGCGGACGACGGGGGTCCGGCATAA
- a CDS encoding nucleotide exchange factor GrpE, translating into MSRETTRNDLAPDREQPPAAPETEAAVADGAAPDELERLRAELEATREQLLRKVAEFQNFRRRTEQEKALLLEVGKAHVVTSLLDVVDDFERSLEATRRLEQEKKQSRKAAYEGLKEGVELIYRKLMEVLAQHGVEPIEAAGRPFDEARHEAVLQQPAPEGTPSGVVLQELQKGYRLGDRVLRHAKVVVSS; encoded by the coding sequence ATGAGCAGGGAAACGACCCGTAACGATCTTGCACCGGACCGGGAGCAGCCGCCCGCGGCGCCGGAGACGGAAGCCGCTGTGGCGGACGGTGCGGCTCCGGACGAACTCGAACGCCTCCGCGCCGAGCTCGAAGCGACACGCGAGCAGCTGCTGCGCAAGGTGGCCGAGTTTCAGAACTTCCGCCGCCGTACCGAGCAGGAGAAGGCGTTGCTCCTGGAGGTGGGCAAGGCCCATGTGGTGACCTCCCTGCTCGACGTCGTCGATGACTTCGAGCGGTCGCTGGAGGCCACCCGCCGGCTGGAGCAGGAGAAGAAACAGAGCCGGAAGGCGGCCTACGAGGGATTGAAGGAGGGCGTCGAGTTGATCTACCGGAAGCTGATGGAGGTGCTTGCGCAGCACGGAGTCGAGCCCATCGAAGCCGCCGGCCGGCCGTTCGACGAGGCCCGGCACGAGGCCGTCCTGCAGCAGCCGGCGCCGGAGGGAACCCCGTCCGGGGTCGTCTTGCAGGAGCTTCAGAAAGGATACCGGCTCGGGGATCGTGTGCTGCGGCACGCGAAGGTCGTCGTCTCGTCCTGA
- the sppA gene encoding signal peptide peptidase SppA, with product MRFFSTLLASVLGTLIALGIIFFFSLLFLIALTAATDRTPHVTTGSVLVVPLEGRLPEYVSEDPLRRLITEEPPFDLHDVRRALHKAAADPRIAAVWLRFGRLSASWASRQELADALRTFKRSGKPLLASAGAFGLDEADYFLACLADSVFAPPQGLFEFNGFYLEATFFKKLLDRLRIEPQVLRAGRYKSAVEPFERTDLSPESEEQLGALLAGIETTFLKAVSERRGIPEARLQALAREQGLFSTEQALEAGLLDGLLYEDQIEDALARRLGLGEGETFPQIDLKAYVRVPAGEAGLPSRGDDEIAVVYAVGAIIEGESGFDPNPLLGGEALGTETFAEAMRQARESDRVKAVVVRINSPGGLAPAADAMGRAIALTAREKPVVVSMGDVAASGGYWMAVPADTIVADPLSITGSIGVFGLLLDTGDFFDEKLGITFDNVRTGPLADMFSGTRPLTEAERRRMQRTTDSTYAAFLRHAARERGLAVEAVEAAAGGRVWTGQDALHHGLVDVLGGLETALGLAAERAGLAPDRYRIRELPRPKTLIEVLGTELSAGAATLWRHLRMTSPERALLEQARTAGRLLREHGTVQARLPFDLAVH from the coding sequence ATGCGTTTCTTCTCGACCTTGCTCGCCAGCGTCCTGGGAACCCTGATCGCCCTGGGGATCATCTTCTTTTTCTCCCTGCTCTTCCTGATCGCCCTCACGGCCGCCACGGACCGCACGCCGCACGTGACGACGGGGTCGGTCCTGGTGGTACCGCTGGAAGGAAGACTGCCCGAGTACGTCTCGGAAGACCCGCTGCGCCGGCTCATCACCGAGGAGCCGCCGTTCGACCTGCACGACGTCCGGCGTGCCCTGCACAAGGCGGCCGCCGACCCGCGCATCGCGGCGGTCTGGCTCCGCTTCGGGCGGCTGTCCGCCTCCTGGGCGAGCCGGCAGGAGCTGGCCGACGCCCTGCGCACCTTCAAACGCAGCGGCAAACCGCTGCTGGCCTCGGCCGGCGCCTTCGGCCTGGACGAAGCCGACTACTTCCTCGCCTGCCTCGCCGACAGCGTCTTCGCCCCCCCGCAGGGCCTCTTCGAGTTCAACGGGTTCTACCTCGAAGCCACCTTTTTCAAGAAACTGCTCGACCGGCTCCGGATCGAACCCCAGGTGCTACGGGCGGGGCGATACAAGAGCGCCGTGGAGCCGTTCGAGCGCACGGACCTTTCGCCCGAGAGCGAAGAACAACTCGGGGCCCTGCTGGCCGGCATCGAAACGACTTTCCTGAAGGCCGTCTCCGAACGGCGGGGCATCCCGGAAGCCCGGCTGCAGGCCCTGGCCCGGGAACAGGGGCTTTTCTCCACGGAACAGGCGCTGGAGGCCGGCCTGCTGGACGGGCTGCTCTATGAGGACCAGATCGAGGACGCCCTGGCCCGGCGACTCGGACTCGGTGAAGGCGAGACGTTCCCGCAGATCGATTTGAAGGCCTACGTCCGGGTGCCGGCCGGCGAGGCGGGCCTGCCGTCCCGGGGAGACGACGAGATCGCGGTCGTCTATGCGGTCGGGGCCATCATCGAGGGCGAGAGCGGCTTCGACCCCAACCCGCTCCTGGGCGGCGAGGCCCTCGGCACCGAAACGTTCGCCGAGGCGATGCGGCAGGCACGCGAATCGGACCGGGTGAAGGCGGTCGTGGTGCGCATCAACTCGCCCGGCGGGCTGGCACCGGCCGCCGACGCCATGGGCCGCGCCATCGCCCTGACGGCCCGCGAAAAGCCGGTCGTGGTGTCGATGGGCGATGTGGCGGCCTCGGGCGGCTACTGGATGGCCGTGCCGGCGGACACCATCGTCGCAGACCCGCTCTCGATCACCGGCTCCATCGGCGTCTTCGGCCTGCTGCTCGACACCGGCGACTTCTTCGACGAGAAGCTCGGCATCACGTTCGACAACGTGCGCACGGGACCGCTGGCGGACATGTTCTCGGGCACCCGCCCGCTCACGGAAGCAGAACGCCGCCGCATGCAACGCACCACCGACAGCACCTATGCCGCCTTCCTCCGGCACGCGGCCCGCGAGCGGGGCCTGGCGGTCGAAGCCGTCGAAGCGGCCGCGGGGGGGCGGGTGTGGACGGGCCAGGATGCCCTCCACCACGGGCTCGTCGACGTGCTCGGGGGCCTGGAGACGGCCCTCGGGCTGGCCGCCGAACGGGCCGGACTGGCACCGGACCGCTACCGGATCCGGGAACTGCCGCGCCCGAAAACCCTGATCGAGGTGCTAGGCACCGAGCTCAGCGCCGGGGCCGCCACGCTGTGGCGCCACCTCCGGATGACCTCGCCGGAACGGGCGCTGCTCGAACAGGCCCGCACCGCCGGCCGCCTCCTGCGCGAGCACGGCACGGTGCAGGCCCGCCTCCCGTTCGACCTGGCGGTGCACTGA
- the dnaJ gene encoding molecular chaperone DnaJ yields the protein MRDYYEILGVERTATAEEIKRAYRKLALKYHPDRNPDDPTAEERFKEAAEAYEVLSNPEKRQRYDRFGHAGVRGNGNAGPGFQDINDIFSAFSDIFGGGSIFEEVFGGGRARGRGPRPRGRPGSDLRIKLPLTYEEIAEGVEKKIKVRKYVVCEACAGTGAEGREQGYVVCPTCGGTGEIRHVTRSVFGQFVNVQPCPACQGEGRVVRHRCAACGGEGRRKGEETITINVPPGVLEGHYLTLRGAGNAGVRGGPAGDLRVEIEELPHEHFTREGLDIYYELYLSFPDAVLGTEVEVPTLKGRARLQIDPGVQSGKILRMRERGLPELHGGRVGDQMVRIHVWTPTSLTDEERQLLEQLRHSPSFAPQPERQERRSFFSKFKDVFT from the coding sequence ATGCGCGATTACTACGAGATACTGGGTGTCGAGCGAACGGCCACCGCCGAAGAGATCAAGCGGGCCTACCGCAAGCTGGCGCTCAAATACCATCCGGACCGCAACCCGGACGACCCGACGGCGGAGGAGCGCTTCAAAGAGGCGGCCGAGGCCTACGAGGTCCTTTCCAACCCGGAGAAACGCCAGCGCTACGACCGTTTCGGTCATGCCGGTGTGCGGGGCAACGGCAATGCCGGTCCCGGCTTTCAGGACATCAACGACATCTTCAGTGCCTTCAGCGACATCTTCGGTGGCGGTTCCATCTTCGAGGAGGTCTTCGGTGGAGGGCGTGCCCGGGGACGGGGGCCGCGCCCGCGCGGGCGCCCCGGCAGCGACTTGCGCATCAAGCTGCCGCTGACCTATGAGGAGATCGCCGAAGGGGTGGAAAAGAAGATCAAGGTCCGGAAGTACGTCGTCTGTGAGGCGTGTGCCGGGACGGGGGCGGAGGGCCGGGAGCAGGGCTATGTGGTCTGCCCGACGTGTGGCGGCACCGGCGAGATCCGCCACGTGACGCGCTCGGTCTTCGGCCAGTTCGTCAACGTGCAGCCGTGCCCGGCCTGCCAGGGAGAGGGCCGCGTCGTGCGGCACCGGTGTGCCGCCTGCGGCGGGGAGGGCCGCCGGAAGGGTGAGGAGACGATCACCATCAACGTGCCGCCCGGGGTGCTGGAAGGGCATTACCTGACCCTGCGCGGGGCCGGCAATGCCGGGGTCCGGGGCGGACCGGCGGGCGACCTCCGCGTCGAGATCGAGGAACTGCCGCACGAACACTTCACCCGCGAGGGGCTCGACATCTACTACGAACTCTACCTCTCTTTCCCGGATGCCGTGCTGGGTACGGAGGTGGAGGTGCCCACGCTGAAGGGCCGGGCACGGCTTCAGATCGACCCCGGGGTGCAGTCCGGTAAGATCCTGCGCATGCGCGAGCGCGGCCTGCCCGAGCTGCACGGCGGCCGCGTCGGCGACCAGATGGTTCGCATCCACGTCTGGACGCCTACCTCCCTGACCGACGAGGAACGGCAGCTCCTCGAGCAGCTTCGCCACTCGCCCTCGTTCGCCCCGCAACCGGAACGCCAGGAGCGCCGGTCTTTCTTCAGCAAGTTCAAAGACGTCTTTACCTGA
- a CDS encoding DUF2231 domain-containing protein, which translates to MLSFVVPGTYVMDVVFQYEIPYLHPLVVHFPLALILVGALTVFLWLIRGTVFWQRCALFLYSLGMAGALLAYFTGEAMEEAVEGAAIVEELVELHEQMALYTLLFTGLTLAGLVGMAVWAHYRPIARPQGDPILLRVLLGLLALLSAVLVAWTAHIGGTMVWGVAR; encoded by the coding sequence ATGCTTTCGTTCGTAGTACCCGGCACGTACGTCATGGATGTCGTCTTCCAGTATGAGATACCCTATCTGCATCCGCTGGTGGTCCATTTTCCGCTGGCGCTCATCCTCGTCGGGGCGCTGACGGTTTTTCTCTGGCTGATCCGGGGCACCGTCTTCTGGCAGCGGTGTGCGCTTTTTCTGTATTCGCTCGGGATGGCCGGGGCGCTCCTGGCCTATTTCACCGGGGAGGCGATGGAGGAGGCCGTAGAAGGCGCGGCCATCGTCGAAGAGCTGGTCGAACTGCACGAGCAGATGGCGCTCTACACGCTTCTCTTCACGGGGCTGACCCTGGCCGGGCTGGTGGGCATGGCGGTCTGGGCACATTATCGCCCGATCGCCCGGCCGCAGGGGGACCCGATCCTGCTCCGGGTTCTGCTGGGCCTGCTGGCGCTGCTCTCGGCGGTGCTGGTGGCCTGGACGGCCCATATCGGCGGGACGATGGTCTGGGGCGTGGCCCGTTGA
- a CDS encoding threo-3-hydroxy-L-aspartate ammonia-lyase: protein MTRHTAAPVHETALPVTYDDVAAAAARLDGVANRTPVMTSRTVDARTGATVFFKCEPFQRAGAFKFRGAYNALARLAPGVRHRGVLTYSSGNHAQALALAGRLLGVPVTVIMPEDAPAIKRAATEGYGARIIPYDRHRTTRETLAAEVAAREALPVIPPYDHPDVIAGQGTAAKELFEATGPLDYLFVPCGGGGLLSGSALAARAHAPGCRVVGVEPEKADDATRSFRTGTLHTVHNPDTIADGARTPSLGQVTFPLVLRCVDEMVTVSDEALLRTMFFLWERMKLVVEPTGALAAAAVLEGVLPVRKARVGVILSGGNVDLGHVLRLYRRAGTLATDVTQ, encoded by the coding sequence ATGACACGGCACACGGCAGCACCGGTGCACGAGACGGCGTTGCCCGTCACCTACGACGACGTGGCCGCCGCCGCCGCACGCCTCGACGGCGTCGCCAACCGGACGCCGGTGATGACCTCGCGCACCGTCGATGCCCGCACCGGCGCGACGGTCTTCTTCAAGTGCGAGCCGTTCCAGCGGGCAGGCGCCTTCAAGTTTCGCGGGGCCTACAACGCCCTGGCGCGGCTTGCTCCCGGCGTGCGGCACCGGGGGGTGCTCACGTATTCGTCCGGCAACCACGCCCAGGCCCTGGCCCTGGCCGGGCGGCTGCTCGGCGTCCCGGTCACGGTCATCATGCCGGAGGACGCGCCGGCCATCAAGCGCGCCGCCACCGAGGGGTACGGCGCCCGGATCATCCCGTATGACCGGCACCGGACGACCCGCGAGACCCTGGCCGCCGAGGTCGCGGCGCGCGAGGCGCTGCCCGTCATCCCGCCCTACGACCACCCGGACGTCATCGCCGGGCAGGGCACGGCGGCGAAGGAACTCTTCGAGGCGACGGGCCCGCTGGACTACCTGTTCGTCCCCTGTGGCGGAGGCGGGCTGCTCTCGGGCAGCGCGCTGGCGGCCCGGGCACACGCCCCCGGCTGCCGGGTCGTGGGCGTCGAGCCGGAAAAAGCCGACGACGCCACGCGTTCCTTCCGCACCGGCACGCTGCATACGGTCCACAACCCGGACACCATCGCCGACGGGGCCCGCACCCCCTCGCTCGGCCAGGTCACCTTTCCCCTCGTCCTCCGGTGCGTCGACGAGATGGTCACCGTCTCCGACGAGGCCCTCCTCCGCACGATGTTCTTCCTCTGGGAACGGATGAAGCTCGTCGTGGAGCCGACCGGCGCGCTGGCCGCCGCAGCCGTCCTCGAAGGCGTCCTTCCCGTTCGCAAGGCCCGCGTCGGGGTGATTCTCTCGGGCGGCAACGTGGATCTCGGCCACGTCCTCCGGCTGTACCGGCGCGCCGGAACGCTAGCAACTGATGTTACACAGTAG
- a CDS encoding flavin reductase family protein, which yields MPDKLDGEALRDVMRLVPSPVTVVTARSGEEVRGITIGSFTSVSLDPPLVSFNVGRDARMHDLITRADRFAIHVLQEDQAHLSEHFALPDRAAGDQFDAVPHRLDPHGLPLLEDVLAVLVCRPYAVHEAGDHVIVVGEVMEARVGASGRPVLYCRRGYYGLGEPLETELLLPRESLS from the coding sequence ATGCCCGATAAACTCGACGGCGAGGCCCTGCGCGACGTGATGCGGCTGGTCCCGTCTCCCGTGACGGTGGTCACCGCACGATCCGGGGAGGAGGTGCGCGGCATTACGATCGGCTCGTTTACCAGCGTGTCGCTCGATCCGCCGCTCGTCTCCTTCAATGTGGGCCGGGACGCCCGCATGCACGACCTGATCACCCGTGCGGATCGTTTTGCGATTCATGTGCTGCAAGAGGATCAGGCCCATCTCTCCGAGCACTTCGCCCTGCCGGATCGGGCCGCCGGAGACCAGTTTGACGCCGTGCCGCACCGCCTCGACCCCCACGGCCTGCCGCTTCTCGAGGATGTCCTGGCCGTGCTCGTCTGCCGTCCCTATGCCGTCCACGAGGCGGGGGATCACGTGATCGTCGTGGGGGAGGTGATGGAGGCGCGTGTGGGCGCATCCGGTCGTCCCGTGCTCTACTGCCGGCGCGGGTACTACGGCCTCGGCGAGCCGCTGGAGACGGAACTGCTTCTCCCGCGCGAGAGCCTTTCCTGA
- a CDS encoding DUF4342 domain-containing protein translates to MTQKEKPQVIIERIKVEGKQLVDKVRDIIEEGNARRVILKKDGRTLMEFPLSVGVGGAAAALFISPVLAAIGAIAALVSDIDVIIEREAAPPAQLPDEGAAGQEPTDTSTTSA, encoded by the coding sequence ATGACGCAGAAAGAAAAACCCCAGGTCATCATCGAGCGCATCAAGGTGGAGGGCAAACAGCTCGTCGACAAGGTGCGCGACATCATCGAGGAGGGCAACGCCCGCCGGGTCATCCTGAAGAAAGACGGGCGCACGCTGATGGAATTCCCCCTCTCGGTGGGGGTGGGCGGTGCGGCCGCGGCGCTGTTCATCAGCCCGGTGCTGGCCGCCATCGGGGCGATTGCCGCGCTCGTCTCGGACATCGACGTGATCATCGAGCGGGAAGCCGCACCGCCGGCACAGCTCCCGGACGAAGGCGCCGCCGGGCAGGAACCCACGGATACGAGCACGACGAGCGCCTGA
- the hrcA gene encoding heat-inducible transcriptional repressor HrcA — translation MHTTHRTYGETPYSLNQREREILRLVVQSFVHTAGPVGSRFLSKRYPLGLSPASIRNTMSDLEERGYLDHPYTSAGRIPTELGYRAYVDELMETVPVPPSVRRSLKHRLRPARQDAEEMLRIGSRLLGELTNLLGVVLSPRLSTGVLERLEIVPLSSTRVMFVLSVRGGLIRTMIFPMQAGHDIRREELVRIVALLNERLAGLTLEEIRRSCRPRVRDLEDTTGLVRLILDESTTLFSELTDTRHVEYGGTGNILALPEFKEPADLRGLIEMLEDETTLVYLLEEPDPPAEFDVARAQVRIGSENRRAAVGGEKVERFSVVTARYKLGDTVGTIGVIGPTRMDYARVVALVEEMARQMSGPAEVS, via the coding sequence GTGCATACGACCCACCGGACATATGGTGAAACGCCGTACTCCCTGAACCAGCGGGAGCGGGAGATTCTGCGGCTCGTGGTGCAGAGCTTCGTCCACACGGCGGGGCCGGTCGGCTCGCGTTTCCTCTCGAAACGGTATCCGCTGGGGTTGAGCCCGGCCTCCATCCGGAACACCATGAGCGATCTGGAAGAGCGCGGTTATCTGGATCATCCCTACACCTCGGCGGGGCGCATCCCGACGGAACTGGGGTACCGCGCCTATGTGGACGAGCTGATGGAGACGGTGCCGGTGCCCCCGTCCGTCCGGCGTTCGCTGAAGCACCGGCTGCGTCCCGCCCGGCAGGATGCGGAGGAGATGTTGCGGATCGGCTCCCGCCTGCTCGGGGAGTTGACCAACCTGCTCGGGGTGGTGCTCAGCCCGCGCCTCTCGACCGGGGTGCTGGAGCGGCTCGAGATCGTCCCCCTCTCTTCCACGCGGGTCATGTTCGTGCTCAGCGTGCGGGGCGGGCTCATCCGCACCATGATTTTTCCCATGCAGGCCGGGCATGACATCCGCCGGGAGGAGCTGGTTCGGATCGTCGCGCTGTTGAACGAGCGCCTGGCCGGGCTGACGCTGGAAGAGATCCGCCGCTCGTGCCGTCCCCGTGTCCGCGACCTGGAGGACACCACCGGCCTCGTCCGCCTGATCCTGGACGAGTCGACCACCCTCTTCAGCGAGCTGACCGACACCCGCCACGTCGAGTACGGCGGGACGGGGAATATTCTCGCGTTGCCGGAGTTTAAGGAGCCCGCCGACCTGCGTGGGCTCATCGAGATGCTCGAAGACGAGACGACCCTCGTCTACCTGCTGGAGGAGCCGGACCCGCCGGCCGAGTTCGACGTGGCCCGGGCGCAGGTTCGCATCGGCAGCGAGAACCGGCGGGCCGCGGTCGGTGGTGAGAAGGTGGAGCGTTTCTCGGTCGTCACCGCCCGGTACAAGCTCGGCGATACCGTCGGCACCATCGGCGTCATCGGGCCGACGCGGATGGACTATGCCCGCGTAGTGGCGCTGGTCGAGGAGATGGCCCGGCAGATGAGCGGGCCCGCCGAAGTTTCCTGA
- a CDS encoding O-antigen ligase family protein, with product MQRTLAIPHAVSRAGQSSVALWFGVAVAALYVVFMPVINPLAGFERLSPFDAKRIVQVGLLVLQALVVVFAGAVRRAWFEQYVLLPRAARWALVAILALGIASSLRAEAPSIALLEVGHHVLLFALMLSVALWVRTTSGVDAWVLPVCVAAASFYVLKFLVGYVLAQAVPVFVHWPSANVGFVHVRMFNHLQTWSLPLIAGAVVIGRVRGGVPVWSGRLLLACWWMLLIASGGRGSSLALVLALAGCVLLYGRHARAWVREIVIGLAGGIVLYGVLFIWLAGSAPGLPERDLTHDMGRFTFWRYALERWQASPWLGAGPMHYARFAGFPWQHGSPHNVYLKWLCEWGLPAAGLMIGLGVWGLAAWIRKTRQSLRAGMRSGDAVLRVALTGSVVAACVHGGFSAVAGAPLSQMCLVLIAGWMLGLHGRQVLPQPVGTSKRRLRMAVGLAVFLLAATHVAGQATVGIRQAEAGIARYRELMPGHPLKPRYWGQGLFLMPEPSAPDESSRVASHR from the coding sequence ATGCAACGTACGCTCGCGATTCCCCATGCCGTTTCCCGGGCAGGACAGTCGTCCGTGGCGCTGTGGTTCGGGGTGGCTGTCGCGGCGCTCTATGTGGTGTTCATGCCGGTCATCAACCCGCTGGCCGGCTTTGAACGTTTATCTCCCTTTGATGCAAAGCGGATCGTCCAGGTGGGCCTGCTGGTGCTGCAGGCCCTGGTCGTGGTCTTTGCCGGTGCGGTGAGGCGTGCGTGGTTCGAGCAGTATGTGCTGCTTCCGCGAGCGGCGCGGTGGGCGCTGGTTGCGATTCTCGCGCTGGGAATTGCCTCGTCTTTACGGGCCGAAGCGCCGTCTATCGCGCTCCTCGAGGTCGGGCATCATGTGCTGCTTTTCGCCCTCATGCTGTCGGTGGCTCTGTGGGTACGCACCACCTCCGGTGTGGATGCCTGGGTGCTGCCTGTCTGTGTGGCGGCGGCGAGCTTCTATGTGCTGAAGTTTCTGGTCGGCTACGTGCTGGCGCAGGCGGTGCCTGTGTTCGTTCACTGGCCGTCGGCCAACGTCGGGTTCGTTCACGTGCGGATGTTCAACCACCTGCAGACGTGGAGCCTGCCTCTGATTGCCGGGGCCGTCGTGATCGGGCGTGTACGTGGGGGCGTGCCGGTCTGGTCCGGGCGGTTGCTGCTGGCCTGCTGGTGGATGTTGCTCATCGCGTCCGGGGGGCGGGGAAGCAGCCTGGCGCTGGTGCTGGCCCTGGCCGGGTGTGTGCTGCTCTACGGCCGGCATGCCCGGGCCTGGGTGCGTGAGATCGTTATCGGTCTGGCCGGCGGCATCGTGCTATACGGGGTGCTGTTTATCTGGCTTGCCGGCAGTGCGCCGGGGTTGCCGGAGCGTGATCTGACCCACGATATGGGGCGGTTCACCTTCTGGCGCTATGCCCTGGAACGCTGGCAGGCCTCTCCCTGGCTCGGGGCCGGGCCAATGCATTATGCGCGTTTTGCAGGCTTTCCCTGGCAGCATGGCAGCCCGCACAATGTCTATCTGAAATGGCTCTGCGAGTGGGGGCTTCCGGCCGCCGGCCTCATGATCGGCCTCGGCGTATGGGGGCTGGCAGCCTGGATACGAAAGACGCGGCAGAGCCTGCGGGCCGGCATGCGTTCCGGCGATGCCGTGCTGCGTGTGGCGCTGACCGGTTCGGTGGTTGCTGCCTGTGTGCACGGAGGGTTCAGCGCGGTCGCCGGTGCTCCCCTGAGCCAGATGTGCCTGGTGCTCATTGCCGGGTGGATGCTGGGCCTGCATGGCCGGCAGGTACTCCCGCAACCCGTGGGCACGTCGAAACGACGGTTGCGGATGGCCGTGGGACTCGCCGTGTTCCTTCTGGCCGCTACCCATGTCGCCGGGCAGGCGACGGTGGGGATACGGCAGGCCGAGGCCGGCATCGCGAGGTACCGGGAGTTGATGCCCGGGCACCCCCTGAAGCCCCGGTACTGGGGACAGGGCCTGTTCCTGATGCCGGAGCCGTCTGCTCCAGACGAATCTTCTCGGGTCGCTTCGCATCGTTGA